GTGTGCAAAGAACTTACCCGTACGCCCATAACCTGACTGCACCTCGTCTAGTATAAATACAGTACCTGTCGCATGGCATGCTTCTTGGAGGCCTTCTAAAAACTCAGCCCCTGGATCATTGATTCCTCCAATTCCTTGAATGCCTTCGATGATCACGCAAGCCACATCCTTGGCAGCCAAAGCATCTTTGACCCCTTCCAAGTCTCCTAGTTCAAACAATTGGATATTGTCTGTAAAGTTAACTGCGGCTTGAATCTTGGGGTTGTCAGTAGCTGCTACAGCGAGTGACGTACGTCCATGAAATCCATTTTTGAAGGCAACAATCTTTCTTCTTCCGTTTTGGAATGAAGCCAGTTTCAAGGCATTCTCATTGGCCTCTGCACCTGAATTGCAGAGGAAGAGATTGTAATCCTCATAGCCACTCAACTTACCGAGCTTTTCGCTCAATTCTTCTTGCTGTGGTATCACTACAGAGTTGGAATAGAATCCAATCTTACTCACCTGCTCTGTCAGTGCTTTCACGTAAGTAGGATGAGAGTGCCCTATTGAGATGACCGCATGACCACCATAGAAGTCAAGGTATTTTTCACCATCCGTATCGTACACATAATTCCCCTCTCCTCTTTCGATGGTGATATC
The DNA window shown above is from Reichenbachiella sp. 5M10 and carries:
- a CDS encoding aspartate aminotransferase family protein — its product is MKNYKVYPLFDITIERGEGNYVYDTDGEKYLDFYGGHAVISIGHSHPTYVKALTEQVSKIGFYSNSVVIPQQEELSEKLGKLSGYEDYNLFLCNSGAEANENALKLASFQNGRRKIVAFKNGFHGRTSLAVAATDNPKIQAAVNFTDNIQLFELGDLEGVKDALAAKDVACVIIEGIQGIGGINDPGAEFLEGLQEACHATGTVFILDEVQSGYGRTGKFFAHQYANIQPDIITIAKGMGNGFPIGGVIITPDFEAAFGQLGTTFGGNHLACAAGNAVLDVIKDEDLMRNSTEIGKYILSELEGVSAIKSVRGKGLLLGLVFDEPVKELRGELLKKYKIFTGAATDPKVLRLLPPMTVTKADADILINAIKELV